GCTCGGCCACCGCTGCTACGGGGTCCACCTCGTCCGTGCCAGAGGGAGTTCCCCTTGGAGTTGTCACAACAGTCACACCTCCTTCTGGCCGAGACAAGCAGCTGAAGCCTCCAGTCAACCCGGTGTCGGGGACCTCGCTATGGAATCGTTTCCATAGCCCCCCAGTGTTTCGCGGAGACGACAAGACGCACCCCGGCGGGCATTGGTGCCCGGACTGGAAGATTTCTGTCAACGACAGGTGCCAGCATCCTCGGGTCGCCCAAGAGCTAGTAATGCACTCCCCTTTGCCAAGGGATTTGGAGTTTATGAAGAAACTAACTCCGGCTGAGATGGTCCAGAGCCTCATGGTGTCCACAGCTTCCACCTCGGCCTTTGTGGCCGAGATGGCACACCGCTACTGTGCTCTGGTCGAGGAACAGGACACCGGCAAGCTGCAAAATCAAATCTCCAAGTTGGAGAAAAAACTGTTGGTGTCCGAGTCCGAGAAGGCCGAGCTCGAAAGACGGCTTAAGGAGGCCGAGGTGAGAGATGAGGAGGCCGCGGCTACTATGAACAGTCTCAGATCGGCCCTCGAAGAGGAGCAGAAGAGGGGGGACGAGGTGAAGAAATCCCACGAGCAAGCTCTCGAGGGTGCCGGAGCCTCGGCCGTAGACGCTTTTCGGAAGTCCGAGGCCTTCATCAAGGACCTCGGCCAACTACTTACGCCTAACTTCATGTTTGGCTTCACATCGGCCGTTGACGAGGCTGCGGCTCACCTCCCCTCCGAAGTCTTGGAGTCTCTGAAAAACCATACCAGCTATAACGAGGACTCCAAGGAGCTATGCGATCGGATGGCCGAAGGCATCCAGGCGGGAAGGAACTTGGCCGAAGTCCAGGTCGAGTTCAACAAGTGGTTGTCCGAACTCGACGAAGTGTTCGAGGAGGTGGAAGTGGAAGAAGCTGGAGGAGAGGACGCTGAGGGAGACGAAGCCGGAGGGGACGACGTCGAAGGAGACGTCGGCAAAGAGCATGGAGATGAACTTCACTCCGGCGGAAAGGAGGCCGAAGAAAAGGATCCCCGGGAGGGAGCCAAGACCGGGGATGCAGCCGATACGGGGGTTTAGGCTCGTAGGCTCTAagggggtggccgaggtgaaGTGTTGAGCAGCACTCAGACCTCGGCTTTGTATTTTTTGTAACACCTCTGTTGAATGAAAGTCTGTTTCTTCTCATCTCAGctctttaatttcttgctttgctttgaCTTCATCCCTTGCTTGTCCCCCTTATTTTTTGATAGCGTAATACCGATGTTGAAGAATAACACAATTTCCGAAGTCATAACTTGATTAAAAATTCAAACATAATACAATCTGAGGTTCTCGGCGTGCCAAGACCTCGGCACTAATGAGCCATCTCGGTAGCTTAACTTACAATATCCCTTAAGATTAGACTCGACAACCCGGTAGGGGCCTTCCCATTTCGGACACAGTTTGCCTTGGGGCTCAGCTCGGCTGATCGAGTTTTTTCTCAGAACCAAGTCTCCAGGTTGGAATCTACGATGTTTTACGCGGGCATTGTAGTAGTGTGCCAGTGTGTTCTTGTAAGAAGCTATCCGGGCTGAGGCGAGGTTCCTTCGTTCTTCGACGAGGTCGAGGTCCAGCTGCCTCTCTTCGTCGTTCACCTCGGCGGCATAGGCTGCCAGCCGAGGGCTGGGGGTAAGGATCTCAGCCGGGATGACCGCCTCGGCGCCGTAGGTCAGGGAGAATGGGGTCTCTTGCGTCGCTGACCTCGGCGTGGTTCGATACGACCACAGGACACTGGGGAGTTCCTCCACCCAAGATGACCCAGCTTGGTGTAGTCGGGTCTTGAGACCATGCAGGAGAGTTCGGTTGAAGTTCTCTGCTTGACCATTGGCCTGAGGGTGGCCTACCGAAGTGAAGTGTTGTTTGATGCCGAGGTTCTCGCACCAAGTCTTGAATGGGTTCTCGGCAAACTGTCTCCCATTGTCCGAAATGATGATCTGAGGTATGCCGAAGCGGCAGATAATGCActtccaaaagaatttttgaatggcCAGCCCTGAGATGGTCCGAAGTGGCTCGGCCTCGacccacttggtgaagtaaTCCACAGCGGTTACTAAGAAAGTATAACCCCCGACGGCTTTGGGGAAGGGACCTATGATGTCTGTCCCCCATTGCTCAAACGGCCAGGGTGAAGTGATGGGGACCATGAAATTTGAAGGCTGGTGGTGCTCGGGTGCGTGGACTTGGCAGGAAGGGCAGCCGAGAACGAGGTCCTGAGAGTCTTGCCGAAGTGAGGGCCAAAAATATCCCAGGAGCATAGCCTTCTTAGCCAGCATCCTGTGGCCGATGTGAGCCCCACATAGGCCCTCGTGGATCTCGTGGAGGACCTCGCGTCCTGCCTCGGGGGTGACACACCTCAACCATGGGCCGAGGTAGGAGCGCTTATATAGTTCTCCCTCGCGGAGCGCATACCGAGGGGCTTTGCGTTGTATCTTCCTTGCTTCAGCTCGGTCTTCGGGAAGGACTCCTTGACCTAAGAAAAGGATGAACGGGGTCATCCAAGTTTCTTCAGAGTGCACGGGGCAGGCCACCTCTTCCACGTACCCTGGTTCACTCAGGACCTCCACCAAGACGGTTTTGTTGAGGTCAGAGAATGAAGTGGAAGCCAGCCGGGATAAGGCGTCGGCTCGCTTATTCTGGGACCGAGGGATCCTTTGGATTTCGAATGACTTGAAGTACGAGGTgagttggtgaactttggagAGGTACCGTTGCATGGTCTCATCCTTGGCCTCGTACTCACCAATAACTTGGCGTACCACGAGCTGGGAGTCACTGCGGACATGGATTTGCTGGGCGCCGAGCTTGCGGGCTAGCTGGAGTCCAGCGATTAGAGCCTCGTACTCGGCTTCATTGTTGGTGGCCGGGAAGTCAAAGCGGAGGGCGTAAGAGCAAACCTCCCCCTGAGGTCCTTCCAGGAGCAGTCCGGCTCCGCAGCCGTCTCCATTAGAGGATCCATCGACATACAATGTCCACAGGGATGAGGTGGACACCTCGGGTAAGGCTGAAGTGGACTCCGGACCTTCCGTGAAGGTGAGCTCAGCAAGGAAGTCAGCTAAAGCTTGAGCTTTTATGGCGGTGCGTGGCTCGTAGGACAAGTCATATTCTCCCAATTCGACAGCCCACTTGGTGAGGCGACCAGAAGCTTCGGGTCGCACCAATATTTGCCGAATGGGCTGGTCGGTCCTGACCGAGATGGGATGGGCTAAGAAGTAGGGTTTCAACCGCCGAGCTGCGTGGACGAGCCCCAGCACAAGTTTTTCCACTTGCGTGTATCGGGTCTCCGGCCCGCGGAGGGCTCGGCTGACGTAGTAGACCGGCACTTGGGTGCCCTCATCTCGGATGAGCACAGCGCTGACAGCCTCGTCGGCTGCggagaggtagaggtagagctTCTCCTCGGGCCGAGGTGAAGCGAGAGTTGGTAGGTGATGCAAGTACTGCTTCAGCTGGTCGAAAGCAGCCTGACACTCCTCAGTCCAGGCGAACTGGTCAGCATTTTTCAGCACCTTAAAGAAAGGCAGAGCTTTCTCAGCTGATTGGGACAGGAAGCGATTCAGCGCGGCCAGGCGTCCATTCAGCCGTTGGACTTCTCGGATGTTCCGGGGTGGAGACATGTCATGAATGGCTTTCACCTTGTCGGGGTTGGCCTCGATTCCCCGGTGGGAAACCAGATACCCCAAGAATTTTCCCGAGGTGACGCCGAAGACGCACTTCTTGGGATTCAGCTTCATCCTCGAGTCTCGCAGGACACCAAAGACTTCCCTCACGTCTGACAGAAAGGATGAAGTGGTGAGGCTTTTAACGAGGATGTCATCCACATAGGCCTCCACATTGCGACCGATCTGATTCTGGAAGAGTCGGTTGATCAGCCTTTGGTAGGTCGCCCCGGCGTTCTTTAGCCCGAAGGGCATGGTAGTGTAACAATAAGTACCTCGGTCGGTGTAGAACGCCGTTTTCTCTTGGTCCTCCTCACTCATTCCTATTTGATGATACCCTTTGAAGGCATCTAGGAAGCAGAGGATTTCATACCCCATCGCCGCGTCGACGAGGGCGTCTATCCTTGGCAAAGgatagcaatctttggggcagaCCTTGTTGAGGTCGGTGAAGTCAACACACATTCTCCATCCCCCGGTGTCCTTTTTTACCATGACTGGATTGGACAGCCAGGTGGGATATTGGACCTCGTGGATCATCTTGGCCGGCAAGAGCTTGTCGACCTTATCCGATATGGCTTGGCTACGTTCGGGGCCGAAGTGCCTTCGTTTCTGTCGCACAGGTCGGGCCTGCGGGTCAACGTTGAGTTGGTGAGTCATGAGCTCGGGTGGCACTCCGACCACTTCATCCGCGGACCACGCGAAGACGTCTCGGTGGTCTTTGATCAGGGAaatcatttcttctttcagggGTGGGGGGAGTCCCGCCCCTACCTGGACCACTTGGTCAGGTTTCGCTTCATCCACTACCACCAGTTCCACTTCATCCCCTGGCTCCAGCCTGTTGGGCTCTTCTGCCTTCTGAGGGTCGATGCAGTCTATGGAGAGGACCGCTGGCCTCTTTTCTTCTGACCTCGGTGAGGGCCGGGGGGTGACTGCTGCTTGAATGGTGGCGAGGTAGCACTCCCGGGCGGCGCCCACATCGCTGCTTACCTCGGCCACCCCCGCAGATGTTGGGAATTTAAAGCTCAGGTGGTAGGTGGAGTATACGGCTCTCAAGGCATTGAGCGTGGGCCGGCCTATCAGCATATTGTAGGGGGAGTCTGCTTTGACCACTGCAAAACTGACAGGCACAGTTCGGCAGCGTGGATGACGCCCGATTGTTACCACCAGGGTCAACATGCCTTCCGGGTGGACGACGTGTCCCCCGAATCCCACGAGGGGAGTTCTGACAGGAGTGAGTTGCTCCCTTGTCAGCTTCAAATTTTCGAAAGTCCGGTAGTACAAGACGTCTACCGAGCTTCCGGGGTCTACGTAGACCTTTTTGACTACGTAGTTGTTGGTGAggacttcaatcacaagagctTCATGATTGCTGGAGGCCGCAGGAACGGGGTCAGCGGGGCCGTAGGTGATGACCTCGGACAGCCGAGAGCTCGGCTCGGCCACCTCCATCTCGGCCTGGCGGTAGGTCCGCTTCCGGGAGTTCTGGCTGTCTCCTCCCGTTGGTCCTCCCGCGATGGTGTTGATCACCCCGGCGATGTTGGGGCCGTAGCCCGGTGAGCCATCGCGTGGGGGCTGCTTGTCCTCCCTACGGTCTTCGGGACCTCGGCAATGCATGTTCGTGTCCCGTCGGTCGTCTCGGCGGGGGCCCCGGTTCTCCCGGTGGGAGACGCTTCGGTTGAAGCCTCCATCCTTGCGGACGAATTGCTTCAGGTATCCTTGCCGGATCAAATTTTCGATTTCCCGCTTCAGGTCATTGCAGTCCTCAGTCTCGTGTCCTACATCACGGTGGTAGGCACAGTAGAGGTTCGAGTTCCTCTTATCTCTCCTCCCCGGAATTTCGGGAGGGTTGCGGCCGAGGTGATTCTGCCTCATCACAGCCAGGACGTGGGTCCGGCTCGAATTGAGGGGCGTCAGCTCGGCGTCCGAG
This sequence is a window from Coffea eugenioides isolate CCC68of chromosome 7, Ceug_1.0, whole genome shotgun sequence. Protein-coding genes within it:
- the LOC113777246 gene encoding uncharacterized protein LOC113777246, with translation MRSTRSRSGRVPSTGAGQTSGAQQDRISEEHGSQRTQPNNEEAIAKMAEFVTDNPNIFEELGRYLKRQGKEKAESSKRRPTKSPEVPSGEDSEDGRLSRSTSRRASSKATSKIASISRAFSRGLLGKRAEDPPRRPGGLASDYMRAPPFTDDINGEMVPPNFKLPNLHTYDGRGDPEDHLRAFISAFRLYCVPDAVICRAFPIFLHGTARKWFWSLEPGSISSLDELIDRFIHRFVSSRPITKTSAYLLNLQQGQGESLRSYAQRFNEENVQIPDQNEQVTIAAFTNGLVAGIFNTEIHRQYPRTLRELWERVDQGIRSEDVNRMKREAQASRTGQDPRRRKDTGRGEPGPSGTSNQPRDRRSVFDRIVKGRSSTSDAELTPLNSSRTHVLAVMRQNHLGRNPPEIPGRRDKRNSNLYCAYHRDVGHETEDCNDLKREIENLIRQGYLKQFVRKDGGFNRSVSHRENRGPRRDDRRDTNMHCRGPEDRREDKQPPRDGSPGYGPNIAGVINTIAGGPTGGDSQNSRKRTYRQAEMEVAEPSSRLSEVITYGPADPVPAASSNHEALVIEVLTNNYVVKKVYVDPGSSVDVLYYRTFENLKLTREQLTPVRTPLVGFGGHVVHPEGMLTLVVTIGRHPRCRTVPVSFAVVKADSPYNMLIGRPTLNALRAVYSTYHLSFKFPTSAGVAEVSSDVGAARECYLATIQAAVTPRPSPRSEEKRPAVLSIDCIDPQKAEEPNRLEPGDEVELVVVDEAKPDQVVQVGAGLPPPLKEEMISLIKDHRDVFAWSADEVVGVPPELMTHQLNVDPQARPVRQKRRHFGPERSQAISDKVDKLLPAKMIHEVQYPTWLSNPVMVKKDTGGWRMCVDFTDLNKVCPKDCYPLPRIDALVDAAMGYEILCFLDAFKGYHQIGMSEEDQEKTAFYTDRGTYCYTTMPFGLKNAGATYQRLINRLFQNQIGRNVEAYVDDILVKSLTTSSFLSDVREVFGVLRDSRMKLNPKKCVFGVTSGKFLGYLVSHRGIEANPDKVKAIHDMSPPRNIREVQRLNGRLAALNRFLSQSAEKALPFFKVLKNADQFAWTEECQAAFDQLKQYLHHLPTLASPRPEEKLYLYLSAADEAVSAVLIRDEGTQVPVYYVSRALRGPETRYTQVEKLVLGLVHAARRLKPYFLAHPISVRTDQPIRQILVRPEASGRLTKWAVELGEYDLSYEPRTAIKAQALADFLAELTFTEGPESTSALPEVSTSSLWTLYVDGSSNGDGCGAGLLLEGPQGEVCSYALRFDFPATNNEAEYEALIAGLQLARKLGAQQIHVRSDSQLVVRQVIGEYEAKDETMQRYLSKVHQLTSYFKSFEIQRIPRSQNKRADALSRLASTSFSDLNKTVLVEVLSEPGYVEEVACPVHSEETWMTPFILFLGQGVLPEDRAEARKIQRKAPRYALREGELYKRSYLGPWLRCVTPEAGREVLHEIHEGLCGAHIGHRMLAKKAMLLGYFWPSLRQDSQDLVLGCPSCQVHAPEHHQPSNFMVPITSPWPFEQWGTDIIGPFPKAVGGYTFLVTAVDYFTKWVEAEPLRTISGLAIQKFFWKCIICRFGIPQIIISDNGRQFAENPFKTWCENLGIKQHFTSVGHPQANGQAENFNRTLLHGLKTRLHQAGSSWVEELPSVLWSYRTTPRSATQETPFSLTYGAEAVIPAEILTPSPRLAAYAAEVNDEERQLDLDLVEERRNLASARIASYKNTLAHYYNARVKHRRFQPGDLVLRKNSISRAEPQGKLCPKWEGPYRVVESNLKGYCKLSYRDGSLVPRSWHAENLRLYYV